One genomic segment of Gimesia sp. includes these proteins:
- a CDS encoding 2-oxoacid:ferredoxin oxidoreductase subunit beta, which translates to MSVDTSLPVLSPKDFASDQEIRWCPRCGDYSILAQMKKVLPTLGIPKEKFVFVSGIGCSSRFPYYMDTYGMHSIHGRAPAVATGVKLANPDLQVWVITGDGDSLSIGGNHFMHVLRRNVDVKVILFNNQIYGLTKGQYSPTSPTGTKTKSTPFGSVDRPLNPLSVAIGARATFAARSVDVDIKHLCSVLERAANHKGTAFVEVYQDCNVFNSGAFAFASKKGEKEENVIYLEHGKPLIFGKDRDKGIRLNSHDQPEVVELGKGITEDDLLFHDEKSEDMNLAFLLASMRYPEMPEPMGVFRCVEHPTYNEAVYDQVKSATERNGEGNLEALFNTGDTWTV; encoded by the coding sequence ATGAGTGTAGACACCTCGCTACCTGTCCTCTCGCCAAAAGATTTTGCCAGTGACCAGGAAATCCGCTGGTGCCCGCGCTGCGGCGACTATTCCATTCTCGCCCAGATGAAAAAAGTTCTGCCCACCCTGGGAATCCCCAAGGAAAAATTCGTATTCGTGTCCGGTATCGGCTGCTCCAGCCGGTTTCCGTACTACATGGATACCTACGGCATGCACAGTATCCACGGTCGTGCACCGGCAGTTGCGACAGGCGTGAAACTTGCCAACCCCGATCTGCAGGTCTGGGTGATCACCGGTGATGGCGACTCGCTCTCCATCGGCGGGAACCACTTCATGCACGTCTTGCGGCGGAATGTGGATGTCAAAGTCATTCTGTTCAACAACCAGATTTATGGTCTGACCAAAGGACAATACTCACCGACCAGCCCCACGGGTACCAAAACCAAAAGTACGCCGTTCGGCTCGGTCGACCGTCCGTTGAACCCACTGTCTGTCGCCATCGGCGCTCGTGCAACTTTCGCGGCCCGCTCGGTCGATGTTGATATTAAGCACCTCTGCAGCGTGCTCGAACGGGCTGCCAACCACAAGGGAACCGCCTTCGTTGAAGTCTACCAGGACTGTAACGTCTTCAACAGCGGTGCCTTCGCATTTGCCTCGAAGAAGGGCGAAAAGGAAGAAAACGTCATCTATCTCGAACACGGTAAGCCGCTGATCTTCGGTAAAGATCGCGACAAAGGGATTCGGCTCAACAGCCACGATCAGCCCGAAGTCGTCGAACTGGGTAAAGGCATTACCGAAGACGATCTGTTGTTCCACGATGAAAAATCGGAAGACATGAATCTTGCATTCCTGCTGGCCAGCATGCGATATCCGGAAATGCCCGAACCCATGGGTGTCTTCCGTTGTGTCGAACATCCGACCTACAACGAAGCGGTTTACGACCAGGTTAAATCCGCTACTGAACGTAACGGAGAGGGGAACCTGGAAGCTCTGTTCAACACCGGGGATACCTGGACCGTGTAA
- a CDS encoding transketolase C-terminal domain-containing protein: protein MYLGELSGLKIGQATRDAFGDALKDLGDQFSTVVTVDGDVGNSTRTEVFAKAYPERAFNVGIAESNMVSVAGGLASTGHIPVVASFAAFLMCNAYDQIRMSIAFPGMNVKMVGTHAGISIGEDGPSQMGIEDVSLACSLPGVVVMVTADAFSTKAATKAMLEHEGPVYLRLGRPNVSEIYKDGDSFEIGKANTVREGDDVTIIANGLMVAGAMDAATKLAEEGVSARVIDMHTIKPLDTDAIAKAARETGRIVVAEEHLAHGGLGSAVAMAVSQIDPVPMAFVNVGDCFAESGDPQGLLHKYGLTAEAIVEAVKKVK, encoded by the coding sequence ATGTATTTAGGTGAACTTAGCGGATTGAAAATCGGACAGGCCACCCGCGATGCGTTTGGCGATGCATTGAAAGATCTGGGTGACCAGTTTTCAACTGTCGTTACCGTTGATGGTGACGTAGGAAACTCGACTCGTACCGAAGTCTTCGCCAAGGCATACCCCGAACGTGCCTTCAACGTTGGGATCGCAGAAAGCAACATGGTCAGCGTGGCCGGTGGTCTGGCCTCAACCGGTCACATCCCCGTCGTCGCCAGCTTTGCCGCATTCCTGATGTGCAACGCTTATGACCAGATCAGAATGTCGATCGCTTTCCCAGGCATGAACGTCAAAATGGTTGGTACTCACGCCGGGATTTCTATCGGTGAAGATGGTCCTTCACAGATGGGTATCGAAGACGTCTCCCTGGCCTGCAGCCTGCCCGGCGTTGTCGTGATGGTAACTGCTGATGCCTTCTCCACCAAAGCAGCAACCAAAGCCATGCTGGAGCACGAAGGTCCTGTCTACCTGCGTCTGGGACGTCCCAACGTTTCTGAAATCTACAAAGATGGTGACAGCTTTGAAATCGGTAAGGCTAACACCGTTCGTGAAGGTGACGATGTCACTATCATCGCTAACGGCCTGATGGTCGCCGGTGCGATGGACGCTGCCACCAAACTGGCTGAAGAAGGTGTCAGCGCTCGCGTCATCGACATGCACACCATCAAGCCGCTGGACACAGACGCGATTGCCAAGGCAGCCCGTGAAACAGGTCGGATTGTGGTCGCTGAAGAACACCTGGCACACGGCGGACTGGGATCTGCTGTCGCCATGGCTGTCTCACAGATCGACCCGGTCCCCATGGCATTCGTTAACGTCGGCGACTGCTTCGCTGAAAGTGGCGATCCTCAGGGACTGCTCCACAAGTACGGTCTGACTGCTGAAGCGATCGTTGAAGCTGTCAAAAAAGTGAAATAA
- a CDS encoding GNAT family N-acetyltransferase, whose translation MTEFRAFHNTDPPQLLKLWHSAGLGRGAAECLTNDAFEVLIFSQPYFDPEGLIVAVEDGAVVGFVLAGFGPNQELSALNFSEGVICAVIVHPEFRRRGIGRELVRRAEEYLLAKGATQITAGPSGLLSPYLVGLYGGTRPSGFLLSDPLAAPFIESLGYKAIGSTRIYQRDLLGQKPPIKFHLVNLRRKMQLEISDDYQAPNWWWLTRLGRLETLHFELVPKSGYDAMASATVVGLDLYIPKWEERVIGLTDVYVKETERGKGYGQSLLLEIGRRLQDELITKLELHVAETNAVAWHVAEAVGYYQVDTGIVYQRVSR comes from the coding sequence GTGACTGAGTTTCGCGCCTTCCACAACACTGACCCGCCGCAGCTGCTGAAACTCTGGCATTCTGCAGGATTAGGGAGAGGTGCCGCAGAATGTCTCACCAACGATGCATTTGAAGTTCTCATCTTTTCTCAGCCCTACTTTGACCCGGAAGGGTTGATCGTCGCTGTGGAAGATGGTGCAGTCGTCGGTTTCGTGCTGGCTGGCTTCGGTCCGAACCAGGAACTCTCGGCCCTCAATTTCTCTGAAGGCGTCATCTGTGCCGTTATCGTACATCCGGAATTCCGTCGTCGGGGTATAGGTCGCGAACTGGTCCGTCGAGCTGAAGAATACCTGCTCGCCAAAGGCGCTACACAGATCACCGCCGGTCCCTCCGGACTGCTCTCACCCTATCTGGTCGGCCTGTATGGTGGGACACGCCCTTCTGGGTTTCTGCTCTCTGATCCTTTGGCTGCTCCTTTCATTGAGAGTCTGGGCTACAAAGCTATCGGCTCCACGCGCATCTATCAGCGTGATTTGCTCGGTCAGAAACCGCCGATTAAATTTCACCTCGTGAACCTCCGCCGAAAAATGCAGCTGGAAATCTCCGATGATTACCAGGCCCCCAACTGGTGGTGGCTGACACGTCTGGGAAGACTTGAAACGCTGCATTTCGAACTCGTGCCCAAGTCCGGCTATGATGCCATGGCCTCGGCAACCGTCGTGGGACTGGACCTCTACATTCCCAAATGGGAAGAACGTGTGATCGGTCTCACGGATGTCTACGTGAAAGAAACAGAACGCGGCAAAGGCTACGGTCAGTCGCTCCTGCTGGAAATCGGCCGTCGTCTACAGGACGAGCTGATCACCAAGCTCGAACTGCACGTCGCCGAAACAAACGCGGTTGCCTGGCACGTCGCAGAAGCGGTGGGCTATTATCAGGTGGATACTGGTATTGTATATCAGCGCGTTTCTCGTTAG
- a CDS encoding transketolase yields MAAQANALSMEELKEKGKVLRRLIIKMTTEAGSGHPSSSLSAVEVVNALWFGGFMKYDPQNPTWEARDRFILSKGHAVPVLYAAMAEAGYFSTDDVMTLRKLGSPFEGHPNMKRLPGIEASTGSLGQGLSLGIGQALGARLNKNGANVFVVIGDGEMGEGQVWEALAAAEKYKLGNLTAIIDQNGYQQTGATKDVLDMGSFEDKIAAFGWHTQTINGNCQETVVEALEAAAKVTDRPKAIISQTKKGYGILPVLEEAGDTNYHGKPLSPELAEKALALLS; encoded by the coding sequence GTGGCTGCTCAAGCAAATGCCTTATCAATGGAAGAATTGAAGGAAAAAGGAAAAGTCCTTCGCCGTCTGATCATCAAAATGACGACCGAAGCTGGCAGTGGACACCCCAGCAGCAGTCTGTCTGCCGTCGAAGTGGTGAACGCACTCTGGTTTGGCGGGTTCATGAAATACGATCCACAGAACCCCACCTGGGAAGCCCGCGATCGCTTCATTCTGAGTAAAGGTCACGCAGTTCCCGTGCTGTACGCCGCGATGGCGGAAGCCGGTTACTTCTCCACTGATGATGTCATGACGCTCCGTAAACTGGGCAGCCCCTTCGAAGGTCACCCCAACATGAAGCGTCTGCCCGGGATTGAAGCCTCCACCGGCTCACTGGGGCAGGGACTCTCACTGGGGATCGGTCAGGCCCTCGGCGCTCGTCTGAATAAAAACGGTGCCAACGTCTTCGTCGTCATCGGCGATGGCGAAATGGGTGAAGGCCAGGTCTGGGAAGCACTCGCAGCCGCCGAGAAATACAAGCTCGGTAATCTGACCGCGATTATCGATCAGAACGGTTACCAGCAGACCGGTGCCACGAAAGACGTTCTGGATATGGGATCTTTCGAAGACAAGATCGCCGCCTTCGGCTGGCATACCCAGACCATCAACGGTAACTGCCAGGAAACGGTAGTCGAAGCACTGGAAGCAGCCGCTAAAGTCACCGACCGGCCCAAAGCCATTATTTCGCAGACCAAAAAAGGGTATGGCATCCTGCCGGTACTCGAAGAAGCTGGCGATACCAACTACCACGGCAAGCCGCTTTCTCCCGAACTGGCAGAAAAAGCATTGGCCTTGCTCAGTTAG
- the dcd gene encoding dCTP deaminase, which translates to MILTGKEIEKRLGTDIVIEPYNAKYLNPNSYNLCLHNELMVYEEIVLDMARPNRLGKYVIPEEGMVLYPGQLYLGRTVERTETHNLAPLLEGRSSIGRLGISVHATAGVGDIGFCGYWTLEITVAQPVRIYAGIPICQIIYHTVEGEIVEYNSDKYQNNKGIQPSLLFKELNPNENRQMRLSFGEEKTSD; encoded by the coding sequence ATGATCCTGACCGGGAAAGAAATCGAAAAACGCCTGGGAACCGATATTGTCATTGAGCCGTATAATGCAAAGTATCTGAATCCCAACAGCTATAACCTCTGTCTGCACAATGAGTTGATGGTCTACGAGGAAATCGTGCTGGACATGGCCCGTCCGAACCGGCTGGGGAAATATGTGATCCCCGAAGAGGGGATGGTTCTTTACCCCGGACAACTCTATCTGGGACGAACCGTCGAGCGGACGGAAACTCACAACCTGGCTCCCCTGCTGGAGGGCCGCTCTTCCATCGGACGACTGGGAATTTCTGTTCACGCTACCGCGGGGGTAGGTGACATCGGATTCTGCGGCTACTGGACTCTGGAAATCACCGTGGCTCAGCCGGTCCGCATTTATGCAGGCATTCCGATCTGCCAGATCATTTACCACACCGTGGAAGGCGAGATCGTCGAATACAACAGTGACAAGTACCAGAACAACAAAGGCATTCAACCCAGCCTGCTGTTCAAAGAGCTGAATCCCAACGAGAATCGCCAGATGCGACTTTCTTTCGGCGAAGAGAAAACGTCGGACTAG
- a CDS encoding 2-oxoacid:acceptor oxidoreductase subunit alpha → MATTDVSGANGKISEQLDAVVIRFCGDSGDGMQLAGTQFTNVSAVFGNDVSTLPDFPAEIRAPAGTLGGVSGFQICFSSSDIYTPGDEVDTLVAMNPAALKTNVADLKRGGTLIVNEDAFEKSNLTKAGYDSNPLDDEESLAAYQVQKVPMTSLTRDAVAELGLSPREAERCKNFFAMGLVYWLYQRDATPTEEWVKSKFAKKPELVEANLKALQAGYNFGITTEAMTVHYRVDPAELPPGKYRKVTGNEAIAFGFVTAATLAGKKLFYGGYPITPASDILHELSKLKNFNVVTFQAEDEIAAITSVVGASYAGDLAITASSGPGIALKGEGMGLGAIMELPMVIVDVQRGGPSTGLPTKTEQSDLYMCMFGRNGDCPLPLVAPASPADCFHMAQEAMRIAVEFMTPVMLLSDGYIANGAEPWQIPEMSSLKPIKVSHENRQKDGEQFMPYLRDEKKARPWVVPGTPGCEHRVGGLEKSDVTGNVDYSPENHQYMTTLRANKIAGIADFIPEQEVEGPESGDLLVISWGGTYGAVRTAVKHSIKEGLSVAHAHLRYLNPFPKNLGDVIKNYKKVLIPELNTGQLRMIIRGTYLADAVGLNKVQGKPFLISEVKQKIREVIEDK, encoded by the coding sequence ATGGCGACCACAGACGTGTCTGGTGCTAACGGCAAAATCAGCGAACAACTGGATGCTGTTGTTATCCGTTTTTGTGGAGATAGTGGAGACGGGATGCAGCTGGCTGGCACGCAGTTTACCAACGTGTCGGCCGTCTTCGGTAATGATGTCAGCACATTGCCGGATTTCCCCGCAGAAATTCGCGCACCCGCCGGTACGCTGGGTGGCGTGAGTGGTTTCCAGATCTGCTTCTCCAGTTCCGACATCTATACGCCGGGCGATGAAGTCGACACCCTGGTTGCCATGAACCCCGCTGCTCTCAAGACGAACGTTGCCGACCTCAAACGGGGTGGAACCCTGATCGTCAACGAAGACGCTTTCGAGAAGAGCAATCTTACTAAAGCGGGATATGACAGTAATCCACTCGATGATGAAGAGTCACTGGCAGCTTACCAGGTTCAGAAAGTGCCGATGACCAGCCTCACCCGTGACGCTGTCGCAGAGCTGGGACTCTCGCCTCGTGAAGCAGAACGCTGCAAAAACTTCTTCGCCATGGGGCTGGTCTACTGGCTCTACCAGCGGGATGCGACACCGACCGAAGAATGGGTGAAGAGTAAGTTTGCCAAGAAACCGGAACTGGTCGAAGCAAACCTCAAGGCACTGCAGGCCGGCTATAACTTCGGGATTACCACCGAAGCGATGACCGTGCACTATCGTGTTGATCCTGCAGAACTGCCACCGGGTAAATATCGCAAAGTAACCGGCAATGAAGCGATCGCCTTCGGTTTCGTCACCGCAGCTACACTGGCCGGTAAGAAGCTGTTTTACGGCGGTTATCCAATCACACCTGCCAGCGATATTCTGCATGAGCTGTCCAAACTGAAAAACTTCAACGTGGTCACCTTCCAGGCAGAAGACGAAATCGCCGCCATCACCAGTGTGGTGGGAGCCTCCTATGCCGGCGACCTGGCGATTACTGCCAGCAGTGGTCCCGGGATTGCCCTCAAGGGGGAAGGCATGGGACTGGGCGCCATTATGGAACTGCCGATGGTCATCGTCGATGTCCAGCGCGGCGGACCCAGTACCGGTCTGCCGACCAAAACAGAGCAGTCCGACCTTTATATGTGCATGTTCGGACGTAACGGCGACTGCCCGCTGCCTCTGGTCGCTCCTGCTTCTCCAGCAGACTGCTTCCACATGGCACAGGAAGCGATGCGGATTGCTGTGGAATTCATGACCCCCGTCATGTTGCTCAGCGACGGTTACATCGCCAACGGTGCCGAGCCCTGGCAGATTCCGGAAATGTCCTCGCTCAAGCCGATCAAAGTCTCACATGAAAACCGGCAGAAGGATGGCGAGCAGTTCATGCCATACCTGCGGGATGAAAAGAAGGCCCGTCCCTGGGTTGTGCCTGGTACACCCGGCTGTGAACACCGCGTGGGTGGCCTGGAAAAATCGGATGTCACCGGTAACGTCGATTACTCGCCCGAGAACCATCAGTACATGACGACTCTGCGAGCCAATAAAATCGCCGGCATCGCCGACTTCATTCCAGAACAGGAAGTAGAAGGCCCGGAATCTGGCGACCTGCTTGTGATCAGTTGGGGCGGAACTTACGGTGCTGTCCGTACCGCCGTCAAACATTCGATCAAAGAAGGACTTTCGGTGGCACACGCTCACCTGCGGTATCTGAATCCGTTCCCCAAAAATCTGGGCGACGTGATCAAGAACTACAAGAAAGTCCTGATTCCGGAACTCAATACCGGGCAGTTGCGAATGATCATTCGCGGCACTTATCTGGCAGATGCCGTTGGTTTGAACAAGGTCCAGGGGAAACCGTTCCTGATCAGCGAAGTCAAGCAGAAGATCAGAGAAGTGATCGAAGACAAATAA
- a CDS encoding class I SAM-dependent methyltransferase — MCNNCNLNIDAERTDEFGQKLLQIVNHSGLSFMISIGHRARLFDIMSEMEHATSSQIAEQSGLNERYVREWLGAMVTGGIVEYDSVLKTYFLPAEHAALLTRAAGSNNFATTMQWFSVLGSVEDQIVDCFREGGGVPYSEFARFHEVMAEESYNSVVCGLFEHILPLVPGLEEKLQTGIEVLDIGCGSGMALIEMAAAFPNSRFSGYDISEESIGRAQASAAERGLTNVTFRVQDVARMDQPESFDLITAFDVIHDQAQPAVVLSQVNASLKPGGTFLMQDIAASSNVEQNISNPLGPMFYTISTMHCMTVSLAQGGAGLGTCWGKELACEMLQTAGFEKVDVQELPHDIMNYFYTTTKAA; from the coding sequence ATGTGTAATAACTGTAACCTGAATATTGATGCCGAGCGGACAGACGAATTCGGGCAGAAACTGCTGCAGATCGTCAATCACAGCGGACTCTCTTTCATGATTTCCATCGGGCACCGCGCTCGACTGTTTGACATCATGAGCGAAATGGAACACGCCACCAGCAGTCAGATCGCCGAACAGTCAGGCCTGAATGAACGCTATGTACGCGAATGGCTGGGAGCCATGGTGACCGGAGGCATTGTGGAGTACGACTCGGTGCTGAAGACGTACTTCCTGCCGGCAGAACATGCGGCCCTGCTGACACGGGCCGCCGGCTCTAACAATTTCGCGACAACGATGCAGTGGTTCTCGGTGCTGGGGAGCGTCGAAGATCAAATCGTCGACTGCTTCCGGGAAGGGGGCGGGGTGCCCTATTCCGAATTTGCCCGCTTCCATGAAGTGATGGCGGAGGAGAGTTATAACTCGGTGGTCTGCGGACTCTTCGAGCATATTCTCCCCCTCGTTCCCGGACTGGAAGAGAAACTGCAGACTGGTATCGAAGTACTGGATATCGGTTGTGGCAGCGGGATGGCACTGATCGAAATGGCAGCCGCATTTCCGAATAGCCGCTTCTCTGGCTATGACATCTCGGAAGAATCAATCGGCCGGGCGCAGGCCTCTGCGGCGGAACGCGGCTTGACGAACGTCACCTTTCGAGTGCAGGATGTGGCCCGCATGGACCAGCCGGAATCCTTTGACCTGATTACTGCTTTCGATGTGATTCACGATCAGGCCCAGCCAGCAGTAGTACTCAGCCAGGTCAATGCTTCGCTGAAACCGGGCGGCACCTTCCTGATGCAGGACATCGCCGCTTCGAGCAATGTGGAACAGAACATCAGCAATCCACTGGGGCCCATGTTCTATACCATCTCCACCATGCACTGCATGACCGTTTCGCTTGCCCAGGGCGGGGCAGGGCTCGGAACCTGCTGGGGGAAAGAGCTTGCCTGCGAAATGCTGCAGACCGCCGGCTTTGAGAAAGTGGATGTACAGGAATTGCCCCATGACATCATGAATTATTTCTATACGACCACCAAGGCAGCCTGA
- the nth gene encoding endonuclease III yields the protein MAKKTKPVESGSSYADSLDDKKKHARKIARGLARLFPEPECALIHDSPFQLLVATILSAQCTDERVNATTPTLFKKYPTAAKLAAGKQADVEKIVYPLGFFRAKATNIRKMAQALMEDHEGEVPKTLKELVALPGVGRKTANVVLGTAFDIPSGVVVDTHVKRICNLFGLTTSKNPEIIERDLMEVLPKKEWIAFSHRVILHGRATCVARKPRCQECALLKICPRIGLNPLNQ from the coding sequence ATGGCCAAAAAAACGAAACCCGTTGAGTCAGGTTCCAGTTATGCCGACTCACTTGATGATAAAAAGAAACATGCCCGCAAAATCGCACGCGGACTGGCCCGCCTGTTCCCTGAACCCGAGTGTGCCCTGATTCACGATTCACCGTTTCAACTGCTGGTTGCCACGATCCTCTCAGCGCAGTGCACCGACGAACGCGTGAATGCAACGACGCCGACCTTGTTCAAAAAATATCCCACTGCAGCGAAACTCGCTGCCGGCAAGCAGGCTGATGTGGAAAAGATCGTTTACCCGCTCGGCTTTTTCCGCGCGAAAGCGACGAACATCCGCAAGATGGCCCAGGCTTTGATGGAAGATCACGAGGGGGAAGTTCCGAAGACGCTCAAAGAACTGGTCGCCCTGCCGGGTGTCGGCCGCAAGACCGCGAATGTGGTTCTGGGAACGGCTTTTGATATTCCCAGTGGTGTGGTCGTTGACACGCATGTGAAGCGGATCTGTAATCTTTTCGGACTGACGACCAGTAAGAACCCGGAGATCATCGAGCGGGATCTGATGGAGGTCCTGCCGAAGAAGGAATGGATCGCCTTTTCGCATCGGGTCATTTTGCACGGTCGAGCAACCTGTGTCGCCCGCAAGCCGCGCTGTCAGGAATGCGCTCTGCTGAAAATCTGTCCGCGGATTGGTTTAAACCCCCTGAACCAGTAA
- a CDS encoding sulfatase — translation MNLRFTNFWQVICICLLLAGFMTDHSHAAENSRPNILFCIADDASYPHMGAYGCDWVKTPAFDRVAREGLLFTNAYTPNAKCAPSRACILTGRNSWQLKEAGNHMAFFPPEFKTYVEALAEHGYVVGKTAKGWAPGVAVDAQGKRRNLAGPAFNRQKLKPPANGISSIDYAGNFGEFLKTCPDQKSWCFWYGGFEPHRRYEYGSGAKNAGKKITDIDRVPAYWPDNEVIRNDMLDYAYEIEHFDQHLGRMLKLLEERGELDNTLVVVTADNGMPFPRIKGQEYELSNHLPLAIMWPNGIKAPGRVIKDYVSFIDFAPTFIEVAGLKWNQTGMQPATAHSLTDIFQSTKSGQVNPARDHVLIGKERHDIGRPHDQGYPIRGIVKGGMLYLHNYETGRWPAGNPETGYLNCDGSPTKSVILDLRRDGSQQQFWELAFGKRPSEELFAIDDDQECMTNLAEAPEYQKVKQALKQQLEAELKAQQDPRMTGKGGVFEAYQYSDLRTRNFYERYMRGEPLKAGWVNKTDFEAAPLD, via the coding sequence ATGAATTTGCGCTTCACAAATTTCTGGCAGGTGATCTGTATCTGTCTGCTGCTCGCTGGGTTCATGACTGACCATTCGCACGCTGCCGAAAACAGTCGCCCCAATATTCTGTTCTGTATCGCCGATGATGCCTCTTATCCGCACATGGGGGCATACGGTTGTGACTGGGTCAAAACGCCCGCCTTCGACCGGGTGGCTCGCGAAGGTCTGCTCTTTACGAACGCGTATACGCCGAATGCGAAGTGTGCACCCTCCCGTGCCTGTATCCTGACCGGACGCAATTCCTGGCAGCTCAAAGAGGCCGGCAATCATATGGCGTTCTTTCCGCCGGAATTCAAAACCTATGTCGAAGCCCTGGCAGAGCACGGTTATGTCGTCGGGAAAACAGCGAAAGGCTGGGCACCTGGTGTAGCCGTCGATGCACAAGGCAAACGGCGAAACCTGGCCGGTCCCGCGTTTAACAGACAGAAACTCAAACCTCCCGCTAACGGCATTTCATCCATCGACTATGCCGGGAACTTCGGTGAATTTCTCAAGACCTGCCCCGACCAGAAATCCTGGTGCTTCTGGTACGGCGGCTTTGAACCGCATCGACGTTATGAATACGGCTCGGGGGCGAAAAACGCCGGCAAGAAAATCACGGACATCGATCGCGTTCCCGCTTACTGGCCCGATAACGAAGTCATTCGCAACGACATGCTCGACTATGCGTATGAAATCGAACACTTCGATCAGCACTTGGGACGCATGTTGAAACTGCTGGAAGAGCGGGGCGAACTGGACAATACCCTGGTCGTGGTGACAGCGGATAACGGAATGCCTTTCCCCAGGATCAAGGGACAGGAATACGAACTCTCCAACCATCTCCCCTTGGCCATCATGTGGCCAAATGGCATTAAAGCCCCCGGGCGCGTCATCAAAGATTATGTCAGCTTCATCGATTTCGCGCCCACGTTCATCGAAGTCGCAGGACTCAAATGGAATCAGACCGGGATGCAGCCCGCAACCGCCCACAGCCTGACCGATATTTTTCAGTCAACAAAATCGGGGCAGGTCAATCCCGCCCGCGATCATGTCCTCATCGGCAAAGAACGCCACGACATCGGTCGCCCTCACGATCAGGGATATCCGATCCGTGGTATCGTCAAAGGGGGGATGCTTTACCTGCACAATTACGAAACAGGACGCTGGCCCGCCGGCAATCCAGAGACCGGTTACCTGAATTGTGATGGCAGCCCGACGAAGTCAGTCATCCTTGATCTTCGACGCGACGGCAGTCAGCAGCAGTTCTGGGAACTTGCGTTCGGGAAACGACCGTCCGAAGAACTGTTTGCGATCGACGATGATCAGGAGTGTATGACGAACCTGGCAGAAGCGCCGGAATATCAGAAAGTCAAACAGGCCCTGAAACAGCAGTTGGAAGCGGAACTCAAAGCGCAACAGGATCCTCGGATGACAGGCAAGGGGGGCGTCTTCGAAGCTTATCAGTATTCCGATCTCCGCACGCGGAATTTCTACGAACGCTATATGAGGGGAGAACCGCTCAAAGCGGGCTGGGTTAACAAGACGGACTTTGAAGCTGCTCCGCTCGACTGA
- a CDS encoding LON peptidase substrate-binding domain-containing protein, translating to MVSDSEMIEQRLEASAGIVPVLSLENTVLLPHSLQLLRITAPLDCQLISDVLASGSLLAIDLQQVCSRTGSILSPGTDIRPVCLASIIAPSQLESGHYSLLVQGHCRARSVTLLNTDTPYRTALLDLKPDYYPEEPVIHREHRQLELIEHYSQIFTDHVSEPTYFHQLHRDVELGILCDTLAGSLPLESPLQQLILAEQDVDQRSDLLLSFLKSIHRQQQRDPAAAIPSNGFSLN from the coding sequence ATGGTATCTGATTCGGAAATGATTGAGCAGCGGCTGGAAGCCAGCGCAGGTATTGTACCGGTTTTGAGTCTGGAGAACACGGTTCTACTGCCCCACTCGCTGCAGTTATTGAGAATCACTGCGCCCCTCGATTGCCAGCTCATCTCAGATGTTCTCGCTTCCGGATCTCTGCTCGCCATCGATCTGCAGCAGGTCTGTTCCCGCACTGGATCAATTCTCTCTCCCGGAACAGACATTCGTCCCGTTTGTCTGGCTTCGATCATTGCACCATCTCAGTTGGAATCGGGGCACTATTCGCTGCTGGTTCAGGGACATTGTCGGGCCCGTTCCGTGACACTGCTCAATACGGATACGCCTTATCGCACCGCACTGTTGGATCTCAAACCCGATTACTATCCCGAGGAACCGGTGATTCACCGGGAACATCGTCAACTGGAACTGATCGAACATTACTCGCAGATCTTTACCGATCACGTTTCTGAACCCACATACTTCCATCAACTTCATCGCGATGTCGAGTTGGGGATTCTCTGTGATACACTCGCTGGTTCGCTGCCGCTCGAATCTCCACTGCAGCAACTGATCCTGGCAGAACAGGATGTCGATCAGCGGAGCGATCTGCTTCTGAGTTTTCTGAAGAGCATCCATCGCCAGCAACAGCGCGATCCCGCCGCCGCGATCCCTTCCAACGGATTCAGCCTGAACTGA